A region from the Sandaracinus amylolyticus genome encodes:
- the ttcA gene encoding tRNA 2-thiocytidine(32) synthetase TtcA: MLVRRVMEERRRVLEKHLYRTLKTTCERWELLRPGERVMVAISGGKDSYTLLTLLDKLVPRLPFSVELVAVHLDQAQPGYDGAPLEAWLAQRGKAYEILREDTYSEVLARTAPGGTYCTVCSRLRRGILYSAAERLGCSAIALGHHRDDALETFLMNLFFAGKMQAMPASYVTDDGRFRVIRPLIECDEARIAEYAALEAFPILPCNLCGSQEGLQREKMSALLAQLEAQHPDVRSVMMRALGNVRPTHLLDPEVLEAWRARPEHVRPERATETREARYEARAVRKLPVVE; this comes from the coding sequence GTGTTAGTCCGACGCGTCATGGAAGAGCGACGGCGCGTCCTCGAGAAGCACCTCTATCGCACGCTGAAGACGACGTGCGAGCGCTGGGAGCTGCTGCGTCCGGGCGAGCGCGTGATGGTCGCGATCAGCGGCGGCAAGGACAGCTACACGCTGCTCACGCTGCTCGACAAGCTGGTGCCGCGCCTGCCGTTCTCGGTCGAGCTCGTCGCGGTGCACCTCGATCAGGCGCAGCCGGGCTACGACGGCGCGCCGCTCGAGGCGTGGCTCGCGCAGCGGGGCAAGGCGTACGAGATCCTGCGCGAGGACACGTACTCGGAGGTGCTCGCGCGGACGGCGCCGGGCGGCACGTACTGCACGGTGTGCTCGCGCCTGCGCCGTGGGATCCTCTACAGCGCGGCGGAGCGTCTCGGGTGCAGCGCGATCGCGCTCGGGCACCACCGCGACGACGCGCTCGAGACGTTCCTGATGAACCTGTTCTTCGCGGGGAAGATGCAGGCGATGCCCGCGAGCTACGTGACCGACGACGGGCGCTTCCGGGTGATCCGCCCGCTGATCGAGTGCGACGAGGCGCGCATCGCGGAGTACGCGGCGCTCGAGGCGTTCCCGATCCTGCCGTGCAACCTGTGCGGCTCGCAGGAGGGCCTGCAGCGCGAGAAGATGAGCGCGCTGCTGGCGCAGCTCGAGGCGCAGCACCCCGACGTGCGCAGCGTGATGATGCGCGCGCTGGGCAACGTGCGTCCCACGCACCTGCTCGATCCCGAGGTGCTCGAGGCGTGGCGCGCGCGCCCCGAGCACGTGCGCCCGGAGCGCGCGACCGAGACGCGCGAGGCGCGCTACGAAGCGCGCGCGGTGCGGAAGCTGCCGGTCGTCGAGTAG